Proteins encoded together in one Halalkaliarchaeum sp. AArc-CO window:
- a CDS encoding DUF1102 domain-containing protein — MKRRHFLVGVGSASIGGSALVGSGAYSRVESQRNAMIQVAEDADAYLGLEGCPDSANQSYTSDDGAGHLTVDMTDDNPTDAGGQGINSNSLIWFDRVFQICNNGKQPVCVWIGDDDEWPRVDDDDFEEDYSAYDGERRVDFYYESDRDRSLIGEENGVVLDVGACACVGISTISKGLTEGDTLLDDLEDGIVINADEGGECPGPEIPPEENDLPERLDATAISFIAFCSNGTANTVTDITVTHENGDGEPTGVSWSTAQPVYEVVLFGGREWYLYTYENGATGGQVKMDEEDADDVADPDPPARFRFDEDGEGDAQRCQSSPCLGTAGLKLNYNDGFDVTTPEHTSENCPSGPGGPS, encoded by the coding sequence ATGAAACGACGTCACTTCCTCGTCGGCGTCGGCAGTGCCTCGATCGGCGGGAGTGCCCTGGTCGGCAGTGGGGCGTATAGCAGGGTGGAGTCACAGCGAAACGCGATGATCCAGGTAGCCGAAGACGCCGACGCATATCTCGGGCTCGAAGGATGTCCCGATAGCGCAAATCAAAGTTACACCTCCGACGACGGAGCGGGGCATCTGACCGTCGACATGACGGACGACAACCCGACAGACGCAGGGGGACAGGGGATCAACTCGAACTCCCTGATCTGGTTCGATCGAGTGTTCCAGATCTGCAACAACGGGAAACAGCCGGTCTGTGTCTGGATCGGAGACGACGATGAGTGGCCCCGCGTCGATGACGATGACTTCGAGGAAGATTACTCCGCGTACGACGGAGAACGTCGCGTCGACTTCTATTACGAATCCGATCGGGACCGATCACTGATCGGTGAAGAAAACGGCGTCGTCCTCGACGTGGGTGCATGTGCCTGCGTCGGGATCAGTACGATCAGCAAAGGGCTCACCGAGGGAGACACGTTGTTGGACGACCTCGAGGACGGAATCGTCATCAACGCAGACGAAGGCGGGGAATGTCCGGGGCCCGAGATCCCGCCCGAGGAAAACGACCTCCCCGAACGGCTCGATGCGACGGCGATTAGCTTCATCGCGTTCTGCAGCAATGGAACTGCAAACACCGTGACGGACATCACCGTGACTCACGAAAACGGAGATGGCGAACCGACAGGAGTGAGCTGGAGCACGGCACAGCCGGTTTACGAGGTCGTTCTCTTTGGCGGTCGAGAGTGGTATCTCTACACCTACGAGAACGGTGCCACTGGAGGCCAAGTCAAAATGGACGAAGAGGACGCAGATGACGTCGCAGATCCCGACCCACCGGCCCGCTTCAGATTCGATGAGGACGGCGAGGGAGACGCTCAACGGTGTCAGTCGTCACCCTGCCTTGGAACCGCTGGATTAAAGCTCAACTACAACGACGGGTTCGACGTTACGACTCCCGAGCACACCAGTGAAAATTGTCCGTCCGGTCCGGGAGGGCCCTCCTAG
- a CDS encoding glycine cleavage T C-terminal barrel domain-containing protein: MSNEESPAESDSHPNVPSVDQSDRIIPRNLRQSGDPGIEMLISTRVRKSPFWHLSVEEGCWRATVYNRMYHPRGMRTEEEGGAMAEYNALVNRVTLWNVAVERQIRVAGPEAEDLVNYVITRDATEIEPMHGKYVILCNEDGGILNDPVLLRLAEDEFWFSISDSTLMQWLQGVNVGEGFDVEIDEIDVSPMQIQGPLSTDVMEDLFGDEIHDIPYYGLMEGEVNGCPVLVSQTGFSGEKGFEIYVRDSMENAEAVWNPVLERVKSYDGEVIAPAHHRRIAAGILSWGQDMDHETSPFQVNLAYQVPDDKEADYVGKEELERQRELIEAGESPFNHELVGLKLGGEPIRDYAPDFWLVADPDSGEEVGYLTSPWWSPELETNIALGFVPVDGTDLGTEYLVHLPDEYAEEPGEPVEARVAQVPFKESVHPSAREKAKMDAEEEASE; encoded by the coding sequence ATGTCTAACGAGGAGTCGCCAGCGGAGTCCGACAGCCACCCGAACGTTCCCTCAGTCGACCAGTCCGATCGAATCATTCCCCGAAACCTCAGACAGTCAGGCGATCCAGGCATCGAGATGTTGATCTCGACGCGGGTTCGAAAGTCCCCGTTCTGGCATCTCTCCGTGGAGGAGGGCTGCTGGCGAGCGACCGTCTACAACCGCATGTACCACCCGCGCGGGATGCGCACCGAGGAGGAGGGCGGCGCGATGGCGGAGTACAACGCGCTGGTCAACCGCGTGACGTTGTGGAACGTCGCCGTCGAACGCCAGATCCGGGTGGCTGGACCGGAGGCCGAAGACCTCGTCAACTACGTAATCACTCGCGATGCGACGGAGATCGAGCCGATGCACGGGAAGTACGTCATCCTCTGTAACGAGGACGGCGGCATCCTTAACGATCCGGTACTGTTGCGGCTCGCCGAAGACGAGTTCTGGTTTTCGATCTCGGACTCGACGCTGATGCAGTGGCTCCAGGGCGTCAACGTGGGGGAGGGATTCGACGTCGAGATCGACGAGATCGACGTCTCCCCGATGCAGATCCAGGGGCCGCTGTCGACCGACGTGATGGAGGACCTGTTCGGCGACGAGATCCACGACATCCCGTACTACGGCCTGATGGAAGGGGAAGTAAACGGCTGTCCGGTGCTCGTGAGCCAGACGGGGTTCTCGGGCGAGAAGGGCTTCGAGATATACGTCAGAGACTCGATGGAGAACGCCGAGGCGGTGTGGAACCCGGTGCTCGAGCGCGTGAAATCCTACGATGGCGAGGTGATCGCTCCCGCCCACCACCGTCGGATCGCCGCCGGGATCCTCTCGTGGGGCCAGGACATGGACCACGAGACGTCGCCGTTCCAGGTCAACCTCGCCTACCAGGTGCCCGACGACAAGGAGGCCGACTACGTCGGCAAGGAGGAACTGGAGCGCCAGCGCGAACTGATCGAGGCCGGCGAATCGCCGTTCAACCACGAGCTCGTGGGGCTGAAGCTCGGCGGCGAGCCGATCCGGGACTACGCACCGGACTTCTGGCTCGTGGCGGATCCCGACTCGGGCGAAGAAGTCGGCTACCTCACCTCGCCGTGGTGGTCGCCGGAGCTGGAGACCAACATCGCGCTCGGGTTTGTCCCGGTCGACGGAACCGACCTCGGGACGGAGTATCTCGTCCACCTCCCGGACGAGTACGCCGAAGAGCCGGGCGAACCGGTCGAGGCGCGTGTCGCCCAGGTGCCGTTCAAGGAGTCCGTGCACCCGAGCGCCCGCGAGAAGGCGAAGATGGACGCCGAAGAAGAGGCAAGCGAGTAG
- a CDS encoding pyridoxamine 5'-phosphate oxidase family protein, with protein MERFSEETVEEVLRREDDGVLTFADDDEPYGVPVSYGYDGDRFVFQLSKSKRGRKADFIGEKPWVCFVVYAKHPNRVVESVIATGELRPIPDADQREAFAVVRENADFPLDGDIWSDSDGNDENELYELVPETLSGRAYGTGNL; from the coding sequence ATGGAGCGCTTCTCGGAAGAGACGGTCGAGGAAGTGCTGCGGCGTGAGGACGACGGCGTGCTCACGTTCGCGGACGACGACGAGCCGTACGGTGTCCCGGTCTCGTACGGGTACGACGGCGATCGGTTCGTGTTTCAGCTCAGCAAGTCGAAACGAGGGCGGAAGGCCGACTTCATCGGCGAGAAGCCGTGGGTCTGTTTCGTCGTGTACGCAAAACATCCCAACAGGGTCGTCGAGAGCGTGATCGCCACAGGAGAACTGCGTCCGATCCCCGACGCCGACCAGCGGGAGGCGTTCGCGGTGGTGCGGGAGAACGCCGACTTCCCGCTGGACGGAGACATCTGGAGTGACTCGGACGGCAACGACGAAAACGAACTGTACGAACTCGTCCCCGAAACGCTCTCCGGACGGGCGTACGGCACCGGAAACCTGTAG
- a CDS encoding HalOD1 output domain-containing protein gives MSKSPDIDVHTSSSGKQNGAGRTHTLNVSDVPGESITVAVGLLMEEVSERSTFEQRPLSDTIDPDGLDRLFEPSGGDPSDITVAFTHGDYRIRIEDGERVELVELV, from the coding sequence ATGAGTAAATCACCGGACATCGATGTTCACACTTCATCGTCGGGCAAACAAAACGGTGCCGGGAGAACCCACACGCTGAACGTTTCCGACGTTCCAGGCGAGTCAATCACTGTCGCGGTGGGGCTTTTGATGGAGGAGGTAAGCGAACGCAGCACCTTCGAACAACGACCGCTGTCGGACACGATCGATCCGGACGGGTTGGATCGGCTGTTCGAGCCGTCCGGTGGCGATCCATCGGACATCACGGTGGCGTTTACCCACGGGGACTACCGGATCCGGATCGAAGACGGCGAGCGGGTGGAACTCGTCGAGCTCGTCTGA
- a CDS encoding signal peptidase I: MGTSLGKLAEYALAVVLLVLVVSLVAGHFLGQPVLLAYVETGSMEPTLEAGDGFVAIPSAIAGEVTTGDVVAFEAEQVHGGDLTTHRVIDERSGGYITQGDANPFTDQGEGEPPVTDGQVKAVALQVNGDVVRIPHLGTGVTAVGAALDRGERFLAGFFGTPRLGDQQLAYLLFGFGVLIYAVSLATDRSGRRDRADSRSRSRSRAGVLDPRLLVIVFTVLIMVAATAAMVLPAGTQSYGIVSTEGDSANPTIVPMGESDEMTFVRHNGGQLPVVSYMEPASEGVEVEPHVSHMSANETVNATITFHAPPETGYYMRSVTEYRYLLVLPAPVIHGLYAVHPWLPYVAVNAVIGGAIAIPGLLLVGPGELRLRTRSRNRRGGVLTRLLE, encoded by the coding sequence ATGGGTACGAGCCTCGGAAAGCTGGCGGAGTATGCCCTCGCTGTCGTTCTGTTGGTGCTCGTCGTGTCGCTTGTCGCGGGCCACTTCCTCGGTCAGCCGGTGTTGCTCGCGTACGTCGAAACCGGCAGCATGGAGCCGACGCTCGAGGCGGGCGACGGCTTCGTGGCGATCCCCTCCGCCATCGCGGGAGAGGTCACGACGGGGGACGTCGTCGCGTTCGAAGCCGAACAGGTTCACGGGGGTGATCTGACGACCCACCGTGTCATCGACGAGCGGTCCGGCGGCTACATTACCCAGGGCGACGCCAACCCCTTCACCGACCAAGGGGAGGGTGAACCGCCCGTCACCGACGGACAGGTGAAGGCGGTTGCGCTCCAGGTCAACGGGGACGTCGTTCGCATCCCACATCTCGGCACCGGCGTCACGGCTGTGGGGGCAGCACTCGATCGGGGGGAACGGTTCCTGGCCGGGTTCTTCGGCACGCCTCGCCTCGGAGATCAACAGCTGGCGTATCTCCTGTTCGGCTTCGGCGTCCTGATCTACGCCGTTAGCCTGGCCACGGACAGATCGGGCAGGCGAGACAGAGCAGACAGCCGCTCCCGGTCGCGCTCCCGGGCGGGCGTGCTCGATCCGCGGCTGCTCGTGATCGTCTTTACGGTCCTCATCATGGTCGCCGCGACCGCCGCGATGGTTCTGCCAGCGGGCACCCAATCCTACGGGATCGTGAGCACCGAAGGGGACTCGGCCAATCCGACGATTGTTCCGATGGGCGAGTCCGACGAGATGACGTTCGTGAGACACAACGGCGGCCAGCTCCCGGTGGTCTCGTACATGGAGCCGGCGAGCGAGGGCGTCGAGGTGGAGCCACACGTCTCCCACATGAGTGCAAACGAGACGGTCAACGCGACGATAACGTTCCACGCGCCACCGGAAACCGGCTACTACATGCGATCCGTGACGGAGTATCGGTATCTGCTAGTGCTTCCTGCCCCAGTGATTCACGGTCTCTATGCCGTGCATCCGTGGCTCCCGTACGTCGCGGTAAACGCCGTCATCGGTGGAGCGATCGCGATCCCCGGACTGCTGCTGGTGGGTCCCGGGGAGCTTCGGCTGCGGACCCGATCCCGGAACCGTCGAGGGGGCGTTCTCACCCGCCTGCTCGAGTGA
- a CDS encoding DUF5305 domain-containing protein, with protein MADSDRPQGGEERPPNVWEFRLRRALDRQFVVVVTALLITAALGGYLAYEPHVEPGVEIDEETVTDWSERTAFGHSATVQQSNPVFPVGSELTDRSLYYTTLAPELDGTYEYQYSGNGGDGSVEVEMDVQLRYRSVAGDDDGIFWERSEPITTVEREGVDPGDPVTAEFQVNVSEAESQVDSIQEQLGTTIGTTEVDVVVHTQVQGTVDGEEVTSAHRQALQISPDGSTYSVEDPGTETELHQSTVTHEVPAEYGPLRSYGSLALVAVSLLGLIGLGTARHRGKIAPSKREERAFEWARTRSEFDEWISRGRVPADSIESTRIELESLDGLVDVAIDSNQRVIEDVTRNAFYVLGEDAHYVFVSEPVDLDEPLSLEHSTAVFSDRFTVDTDTDTATDSDSDFDSRDSDSEEPDVSDAEPETADQPAWHSGDDLSRPTKQDTGENPERGDGTAETVGSRPDDE; from the coding sequence ATGGCAGACAGTGACCGACCACAAGGGGGCGAGGAGCGCCCGCCGAACGTCTGGGAATTCAGGCTGCGCCGGGCGCTCGACCGGCAGTTCGTCGTGGTCGTCACAGCCTTGCTCATCACCGCCGCACTGGGTGGATATCTGGCCTACGAACCACACGTCGAACCAGGCGTCGAAATCGATGAGGAGACGGTTACGGACTGGTCCGAACGGACGGCGTTCGGCCACTCTGCAACCGTACAGCAGTCGAACCCGGTGTTTCCGGTCGGATCCGAACTGACGGATCGGTCGCTGTACTACACGACCCTCGCGCCGGAACTGGATGGAACCTACGAGTACCAGTACTCGGGAAACGGCGGTGACGGCTCCGTCGAGGTTGAGATGGATGTCCAGCTCCGGTATCGATCGGTTGCAGGCGACGACGATGGTATCTTCTGGGAACGCAGTGAGCCGATCACCACTGTCGAACGGGAGGGGGTCGATCCCGGCGATCCCGTCACGGCGGAGTTCCAGGTCAACGTCTCCGAGGCCGAATCGCAGGTGGACAGCATCCAGGAGCAACTGGGGACGACGATCGGAACGACGGAGGTCGACGTCGTCGTGCACACGCAGGTGCAGGGGACAGTCGACGGTGAGGAGGTCACAAGCGCCCACCGGCAGGCGTTACAGATCTCCCCCGATGGTTCGACGTATTCCGTCGAGGATCCGGGAACCGAAACGGAACTCCACCAGTCTACGGTTACGCACGAAGTGCCTGCCGAGTACGGCCCGTTGCGGTCCTACGGCTCTCTCGCCCTCGTTGCAGTCTCGCTTCTGGGGTTGATCGGGCTCGGAACCGCCCGGCATCGGGGGAAGATCGCACCCTCGAAACGGGAGGAACGGGCGTTCGAGTGGGCCAGGACGCGATCGGAGTTCGACGAGTGGATCAGCCGCGGACGAGTTCCAGCCGATTCGATCGAGTCGACCCGGATCGAGTTGGAATCGCTGGACGGGCTGGTGGACGTTGCGATCGACTCCAATCAGCGGGTGATCGAGGACGTCACACGGAACGCCTTTTACGTTCTCGGAGAAGACGCCCACTACGTTTTTGTTTCGGAGCCGGTTGACCTCGATGAGCCGCTCTCGCTGGAGCATTCCACGGCTGTGTTTTCGGATCGCTTTACAGTTGACACCGACACCGATACCGCCACAGACTCCGATTCCGACTTTGACTCCAGGGACTCCGACTCCGAGGAGCCCGACGTCTCGGACGCCGAGCCGGAGACCGCCGATCAACCCGCGTGGCACTCTGGAGACGATCTGTCGCGACCGACGAAGCAAGACACCGGAGAGAATCCCGAACGAGGCGACGGAACCGCCGAAACGGTGGGATCTCGACCGGACGACGAGTAA
- a CDS encoding Brp/Blh family beta-carotene 15,15'-dioxygenase, with product MATDNWTASGRLSTSPEHLALQLSRGTIGALTVGFVLLSVAGRGITLQTQLLVYLVGMVALNLPHGGYEHFSNLRNRGPPFGARYVVLYVGFVVAFVALFLVAPVVALAFAFATAVAKGGHGDLHVMEGLIGTGHLDTRFQRGLAAFVRGGAVMIVPLVFWPETFYTFSEYMVAIFDPGALAAVAGGFERSRLVLGGGFGLAVVAHLGLGYARGGVSREWLVDAGETLLLVAYFAFVPVVVAIGLYFPLWYSLRQAGRSVAVERRNPGRNDGLAIPVAWGVLVVGALATALVAAGLYVVAPNPLGGAALLPGIVAFYTVFVCVIALPHVVVGEWLDMKRGIWYVP from the coding sequence ATGGCGACCGACAACTGGACGGCTTCGGGGAGGCTATCGACGTCTCCGGAGCATCTCGCGTTACAGCTCTCCCGGGGGACGATCGGCGCACTGACTGTGGGATTCGTGCTGCTTTCGGTCGCCGGCCGCGGGATCACACTCCAGACCCAGTTGCTCGTCTATCTCGTCGGGATGGTCGCGTTGAACCTCCCACACGGCGGCTACGAACACTTTTCGAACCTCCGCAATCGAGGGCCCCCGTTCGGCGCCCGCTACGTCGTGTTGTACGTGGGATTCGTCGTCGCCTTTGTCGCGCTGTTTCTGGTCGCTCCAGTGGTGGCACTGGCGTTCGCGTTCGCCACGGCCGTCGCCAAGGGCGGTCACGGCGACCTCCACGTCATGGAGGGGCTGATCGGCACGGGCCACCTAGACACGCGGTTCCAGCGCGGGCTGGCGGCGTTCGTTCGCGGCGGCGCCGTGATGATTGTCCCCCTCGTGTTCTGGCCGGAGACGTTCTACACCTTCTCGGAGTACATGGTCGCCATCTTCGATCCCGGGGCCCTCGCGGCGGTCGCGGGCGGCTTCGAACGCTCTCGGCTCGTTCTCGGTGGCGGCTTCGGGCTCGCGGTCGTCGCTCATCTCGGCCTCGGGTACGCACGCGGTGGCGTTTCACGCGAGTGGCTCGTCGACGCCGGGGAGACGCTGCTTCTGGTCGCCTATTTCGCGTTCGTCCCGGTCGTCGTTGCGATCGGACTGTACTTTCCGCTGTGGTACTCGCTCCGTCAAGCCGGTCGGAGCGTCGCCGTCGAACGCCGGAATCCGGGACGGAACGACGGCCTCGCCATCCCCGTCGCGTGGGGGGTTCTTGTCGTCGGCGCGCTCGCGACCGCGCTGGTTGCGGCGGGGCTGTACGTCGTCGCGCCGAACCCCCTCGGAGGTGCGGCGTTGCTCCCCGGAATCGTCGCCTTCTACACCGTGTTCGTCTGTGTTATCGCGTTACCCCACGTCGTCGTCGGCGAGTGGCTGGACATGAAGCGCGGGATCTGGTACGTTCCCTGA
- a CDS encoding helix-turn-helix domain-containing protein, producing MSGVRARLSIRDPPNCPVEDALESGTNATAVEWTTGRDPVTEQFRAPSDLDVEADFEANGESVYRVERKKATDCPCSVIESCGHPVSDVEVRSDPSELVVTVHLPSSEPLEEIISAIEATGSETELRYLVRTKSKGGADPIVVDRKRLTSRQREVLQTALRMGYFEYPRETNAEGVAEEIGIARSTFAEHLAAAQSTLVETVLGDG from the coding sequence ATGAGTGGAGTTCGTGCGAGACTGTCGATACGAGATCCTCCGAACTGCCCGGTCGAAGATGCACTCGAGAGCGGAACGAACGCGACTGCAGTCGAGTGGACGACCGGACGGGATCCCGTCACCGAACAGTTCCGGGCCCCGTCGGATCTGGATGTGGAGGCCGACTTCGAAGCCAACGGGGAAAGCGTCTACCGGGTCGAGCGGAAGAAAGCCACGGATTGTCCCTGTTCGGTGATCGAATCCTGTGGGCATCCAGTTTCGGACGTGGAGGTTCGGAGTGACCCGTCGGAACTCGTGGTGACCGTTCACCTCCCCTCCTCGGAACCGCTCGAGGAGATCATCAGCGCGATCGAGGCGACGGGATCGGAGACGGAGCTCCGCTACCTCGTTCGAACGAAATCGAAGGGCGGGGCGGACCCGATCGTCGTCGACAGGAAGCGACTCACGTCCCGGCAGCGGGAGGTGCTCCAAACGGCACTTCGGATGGGTTACTTCGAGTATCCCCGGGAGACGAACGCCGAGGGCGTCGCCGAGGAGATCGGGATCGCCCGATCGACGTTCGCAGAGCACCTTGCCGCCGCCCAGTCGACGCTGGTCGAAACCGTTCTCGGTGACGGGTGA
- the crtI gene encoding phytoene desaturase family protein translates to MDDAVLRGESIAIVGSGFGGLSAGAYLGAAGADVTVYEKNEHVGGVAGRLERDGFRFDTGPSWYLMPEVFENFFAAFGADPSDYYDLIRLDPNYRVFWRDGERADVPADPTAAAELFESYESGAGEALERYLDQAEEAYDVGMNRFVRANRTRFRDYISLDVFRSARGISFLGTMDDHVAEYFENPRLRQLVQYTLVFLGGSPHNTPALYTLMSHVDYGLGVYYPQGGITAVVDAVESVATDQGATVHTGVEVTRLAPEHGGIELATADGTVQTYDRVVCNAPIAHVERELLPAGSTDRSDGYWDSRTYAPSAYMLYLGVEGGVDPLKHHTLLLPTDWDPHFETIFEEPGWPEDPAMYVNVPSQTDPDAAPDGCETVVVLVPIAPGLEDTPTRREGFRESVLDAIAEDTGVELRGRIRTESTACVSEFAERYRKPEGTALGLAHTLRQTGPLRPRHRAPGVDRLYYVGDDTNPGIGVPMCLLSGKHVTEAVRSDANGNFLANLIP, encoded by the coding sequence ATGGACGACGCTGTACTCCGCGGGGAATCGATCGCGATCGTCGGTTCCGGATTCGGCGGGCTCTCCGCCGGTGCGTATCTCGGCGCTGCTGGGGCGGACGTTACCGTTTACGAGAAGAACGAACACGTCGGGGGCGTCGCCGGCCGCCTCGAACGGGACGGGTTCCGGTTCGACACCGGCCCATCCTGGTATCTGATGCCGGAGGTGTTCGAGAACTTCTTTGCGGCGTTCGGGGCGGATCCATCGGACTACTACGATCTGATCCGCCTCGATCCGAACTACCGGGTGTTCTGGCGGGACGGCGAGCGGGCAGACGTTCCCGCGGACCCTACTGCCGCTGCAGAACTGTTCGAATCATACGAATCCGGCGCAGGGGAGGCATTGGAACGCTATCTCGACCAGGCCGAAGAAGCCTACGACGTGGGCATGAACCGGTTCGTCCGTGCCAACAGGACCCGGTTCCGGGACTACATTTCACTCGACGTGTTCCGCTCGGCCAGGGGGATCTCGTTTCTCGGGACGATGGACGACCACGTCGCGGAGTACTTCGAGAACCCGCGTCTCAGACAACTCGTCCAGTACACCCTGGTTTTTCTGGGTGGCTCCCCCCACAACACGCCGGCGCTGTACACGCTCATGAGCCACGTCGATTACGGGCTGGGCGTCTACTATCCGCAGGGCGGGATAACGGCTGTCGTCGACGCCGTCGAATCCGTCGCAACCGACCAGGGAGCGACCGTCCACACCGGAGTTGAGGTGACTCGACTCGCGCCGGAGCACGGCGGCATTGAACTCGCGACGGCCGACGGGACGGTGCAGACGTACGATCGGGTTGTCTGCAACGCGCCGATTGCGCACGTCGAACGGGAGCTCCTCCCGGCGGGATCGACGGATCGGTCCGACGGCTACTGGGACTCGCGGACGTACGCCCCCTCGGCGTACATGTTGTACCTCGGTGTCGAGGGCGGCGTCGACCCGCTAAAACATCACACGCTTTTGTTACCGACAGACTGGGACCCCCACTTCGAGACGATTTTCGAGGAACCCGGCTGGCCGGAGGATCCGGCCATGTACGTGAACGTGCCCTCTCAGACCGATCCCGACGCCGCCCCCGACGGCTGTGAAACCGTCGTCGTCCTCGTTCCGATCGCGCCGGGGCTCGAGGACACACCGACGCGTCGGGAGGGCTTTCGGGAGAGCGTTCTCGACGCCATCGCCGAAGATACGGGCGTCGAGCTCCGCGGTCGGATCCGAACGGAATCGACTGCCTGCGTTTCGGAGTTCGCCGAGCGGTACCGGAAACCGGAGGGGACGGCGCTCGGATTGGCGCACACGCTCCGACAGACTGGCCCGCTTCGTCCCCGCCACCGGGCACCCGGCGTCGATCGGCTCTACTACGTGGGCGACGACACCAATCCCGGTATCGGTGTTCCGATGTGTCTCCTCAGCGGAAAGCACGTCACGGAGGCAGTTCGATCGGACGCAAACGGAAATTTCCTCGCGAACCTTATTCCATAA
- a CDS encoding bacteriorhodopsin: protein MTQGQMYEHLQEATLLNASLWVNIALAGLSILLFVYMGRNIENPRAQLIWVATLMVPLVSISSYTGLASGLTMGVLEMPAGHALHGGELVLADGTTIQDGAISMWGRYLTWALSTPFILLALGLLANTNFTKLFTAIVADVSIMITGLAAALTTSSYAMRWFWYFISVTFFLVVVYILLVEWPEDAQAAGTAEIFNLLKVLTVVLWFGYTIWWAVGNEGLALIESVAVTSWGYSIFDIIAKYVFAFLLLNWIASNEGIIAEQSSSAEGSAAAPADD, encoded by the coding sequence GTGACACAGGGGCAGATGTACGAACACCTGCAGGAGGCGACGCTGTTGAATGCGTCGCTGTGGGTCAACATCGCGCTCGCGGGCCTTTCGATCCTGCTGTTCGTCTATATGGGGCGCAACATCGAGAACCCGCGGGCGCAACTGATCTGGGTTGCAACCCTGATGGTTCCGCTGGTGTCGATTTCGAGTTACACCGGGCTCGCGTCCGGGCTCACGATGGGCGTCCTCGAGATGCCGGCCGGACACGCGCTGCACGGTGGCGAACTCGTCCTCGCCGACGGGACGACGATACAGGACGGTGCGATCAGCATGTGGGGTCGGTATCTCACGTGGGCGCTGTCGACGCCGTTTATCCTGCTCGCGTTGGGGCTGCTCGCGAACACGAACTTCACGAAGCTGTTCACCGCGATCGTGGCCGACGTCTCGATCATGATCACGGGGCTGGCCGCGGCGCTTACCACTTCCAGCTACGCGATGCGGTGGTTCTGGTACTTCATCAGCGTCACGTTCTTCCTCGTGGTCGTGTACATCCTCCTGGTCGAGTGGCCGGAGGACGCACAGGCGGCGGGAACCGCGGAGATATTCAACCTGTTGAAGGTGCTTACGGTCGTGCTGTGGTTCGGCTACACGATCTGGTGGGCCGTCGGTAACGAGGGCCTCGCACTGATCGAGAGCGTCGCTGTCACCTCGTGGGGGTACAGCATCTTCGACATCATCGCGAAGTACGTCTTCGCGTTCCTGCTTTTGAACTGGATCGCGAGCAACGAGGGGATTATTGCCGAGCAGTCCTCGTCGGCCGAAGGCAGTGCAGCCGCGCCCGCTGACGACTGA